A single window of Rhizobium sp. SL42 DNA harbors:
- the gcvT gene encoding glycine cleavage system aminomethyltransferase GcvT — protein MDDNAALKRTPLYDLHLSLGGKMVPFAGYDMPVQYPAGVLKEHLFTRSDAGLFDVSHMGQVVLTPKSGKVEDAALALETLVPVDILGLKPGRQRYGFFTNDEGGILDDLMITNRGDHLLVVVNAACKDADVAHMKAHLSDSCTVELLEDRALLALQGPRAESVLGELWAGVSGMKFMDVREIPLLDVDCIVSRSGYSGEDGFEISVPSHKAVALAKALLSHPHCAPIGLGARDSLRLEAGLCLYGNDIDTTTTPMEGAIEWGIQKVRRKNGAREGGFPGATRILAELEHGASRRRVGLKPEGKAPVRSHAKLFADAEGKTEIGAVASGTFGPTVEGPVAMAMLPMAYTASGTQIFAEVRGKYLPMTVADLPFVTPTYKR, from the coding sequence GTGGACGATAATGCCGCCCTGAAACGCACCCCCCTCTACGATCTCCACCTGTCGCTTGGCGGCAAGATGGTGCCGTTCGCCGGTTATGACATGCCGGTCCAATATCCGGCTGGCGTGCTGAAGGAACACCTGTTCACCCGTTCCGATGCCGGGCTGTTCGATGTCTCGCATATGGGACAAGTCGTGCTGACGCCGAAATCCGGCAAGGTCGAGGATGCGGCCCTTGCGCTCGAAACCCTTGTTCCCGTTGACATTCTTGGCCTCAAGCCCGGCCGCCAGCGCTACGGTTTTTTCACCAATGATGAAGGCGGCATTCTCGACGACCTGATGATCACCAATCGCGGCGACCACCTGCTCGTAGTCGTCAATGCGGCCTGCAAGGACGCTGACGTTGCGCATATGAAGGCGCATCTGTCGGATAGCTGCACAGTAGAACTGCTCGAGGACCGGGCACTGCTGGCGCTGCAGGGGCCGCGCGCCGAATCGGTGCTCGGCGAACTCTGGGCCGGCGTCTCGGGCATGAAATTCATGGATGTCCGCGAGATCCCCTTGCTCGACGTCGACTGCATCGTGTCGCGCTCAGGCTACTCCGGCGAGGATGGTTTCGAGATCTCCGTTCCCAGCCACAAGGCCGTCGCGCTGGCCAAGGCACTCTTGTCGCATCCGCATTGCGCCCCGATCGGCCTTGGCGCCCGCGATTCATTGCGCCTGGAAGCAGGCCTCTGTCTGTATGGAAACGACATCGACACCACCACGACCCCGATGGAAGGCGCCATCGAATGGGGCATCCAGAAGGTCCGCCGCAAGAACGGTGCCCGCGAAGGCGGCTTCCCGGGCGCGACCCGTATCCTCGCCGAACTGGAACATGGCGCATCGCGCCGCCGCGTCGGCCTGAAACCTGAAGGCAAGGCGCCGGTGCGCAGCCACGCGAAGCTTTTTGCCGATGCGGAAGGCAAGACCGAGATTGGCGCAGTTGCCTCCGGCACCTTCGGCCCGACCGTCGAGGGCCCTGTGGCCATGGCGATGCTGCCGATGGCCTACACCGCATCCGGCACCCAGATCTTTGCGGAAGTTCGCGGCAAATACCTGCCGATGACGGTGGCTGATCTGCCTTTTGTTACACCGACCTACAAACGCTGA
- a CDS encoding copper chaperone PCu(A)C — translation MKTQFIIATAVLTLASSTAALAHATFANVPVKLGSYVAATLQVPHGCDGKATNEVRIKLPEGFISAKPQPKAGWELEIITGDYQNSYDNHGKAVTSGPVEIRFKNGNLPDEFYDTFTVYGKVAAADPATGLAFPTVQLCGADATVAWTDIAAAGQDPHDLKSPAPVLKIAAAEGADEHAGHGAPAAGGHAAGHAGHDAHAGHGDHAAAVNPGGFEAVTVGDLELTGGFTKAMLPGQPVGGGFVTITNKGSQDDVLISATSPTAGEVQLHEMAMVNDVMKMRQLPEGITIPAGQSVELKPGGLHLMFFKISEPFKEGAMVNVTLNFQKAGSVEIALPIGPAKSN, via the coding sequence ATGAAAACCCAGTTCATTATCGCAACCGCCGTGTTGACGCTTGCTTCCTCCACGGCGGCACTGGCACATGCCACATTCGCCAATGTACCGGTCAAGCTCGGCTCCTATGTCGCGGCCACCCTGCAGGTGCCCCATGGTTGTGACGGCAAGGCGACGAATGAAGTTCGGATCAAACTGCCGGAAGGGTTCATTTCAGCCAAGCCGCAGCCCAAGGCCGGCTGGGAACTGGAAATCATCACCGGCGACTACCAGAATTCGTATGACAATCACGGCAAGGCTGTCACCTCCGGTCCGGTCGAGATCCGCTTCAAGAACGGCAATCTGCCGGACGAGTTCTACGACACGTTCACTGTATACGGAAAGGTTGCTGCGGCTGATCCGGCAACCGGACTGGCGTTTCCGACCGTGCAGCTGTGCGGCGCCGACGCTACCGTTGCCTGGACCGATATTGCGGCTGCCGGTCAGGATCCGCATGATTTGAAGAGCCCAGCACCGGTTCTCAAGATCGCGGCGGCCGAGGGCGCCGATGAACATGCCGGTCATGGTGCTCCGGCAGCGGGCGGCCATGCGGCGGGGCATGCTGGGCACGACGCGCATGCGGGACATGGCGATCATGCCGCTGCCGTCAATCCGGGTGGCTTCGAGGCGGTGACCGTCGGCGATCTGGAGCTGACGGGCGGGTTCACAAAGGCAATGTTGCCCGGCCAGCCGGTCGGCGGTGGTTTCGTCACCATCACCAACAAGGGAAGCCAGGATGACGTTCTGATCTCCGCCACGTCGCCGACAGCAGGCGAAGTTCAGCTCCACGAAATGGCCATGGTCAACGATGTGATGAAGATGCGGCAGCTTCCGGAAGGGATCACTATCCCGGCCGGCCAGTCGGTGGAGCTCAAGCCGGGCGGTCTGCACCTGATGTTCTTCAAGATCAGCGAGCCCTTCAAGGAAGGTGCTATGGTCAATGTGACGCTGAACTTCCAGAAGGCGGGCAGCGTCGAGATCGCATTGCCGATCGGACCGGCCAAATCCAACTAG
- the gcvH gene encoding glycine cleavage system protein GcvH, with the protein MLKFTAEHEWLKIEDGIATVGITTHAAGQLGDLVFVELPEEGATFDKDAVAATVESVKAASDVYCPLAGEITAFNQAIVDDPSLVNSDAEGAAWFFKLKLANPADADALLDEAAYKELIA; encoded by the coding sequence ATGCTGAAATTCACCGCTGAACACGAATGGCTGAAGATCGAGGACGGCATTGCGACGGTCGGCATCACCACCCATGCCGCCGGCCAGCTCGGCGATCTGGTCTTTGTCGAATTGCCGGAAGAAGGCGCGACCTTCGACAAGGATGCCGTTGCGGCGACCGTCGAAAGCGTCAAGGCTGCGTCCGACGTCTACTGCCCGCTGGCCGGCGAAATCACCGCCTTCAACCAGGCGATCGTCGATGACCCGTCGCTGGTCAATTCCGATGCCGAAGGTGCAGCCTGGTTCTTCAAGCTGAAGCTTGCAAATCCGGCAGACGCCGATGCCCTGCTCGACGAAGCAGCCTACAAGGAGCTGATCGCCTGA
- a CDS encoding flavodoxin domain-containing protein yields MTVFVLDQQVRRTGLVEGQSSLWRPIWRRREGGMIVLVGYVSIEGQTRKIAEAVAAELEKRGDRALLFNVGEMVEYGVDHPQAAILCAPVHSGRYPDPFVAFVSREAEWLKSVPTAFVSVSLLIRSEFEEERLEAQHFADSLFAQTHWQPGMVHHAAGALRYSEYDFFKRWMMRRMAARERAPTDVSQNHEFTDWTELATFTTEFVKAAAR; encoded by the coding sequence ATGACCGTATTTGTGCTAGATCAACAGGTGCGGCGCACCGGTCTGGTAGAAGGGCAATCATCATTATGGCGCCCCATCTGGCGCAGGCGGGAGGGTGGAATGATTGTTCTGGTCGGTTATGTCAGCATCGAGGGACAGACGCGAAAGATCGCGGAGGCGGTTGCCGCGGAGCTTGAAAAGCGTGGTGACCGCGCCTTGTTGTTCAATGTCGGGGAGATGGTCGAGTATGGGGTTGATCATCCGCAGGCTGCGATCCTTTGCGCGCCGGTGCATTCCGGCCGTTACCCGGATCCCTTTGTTGCGTTCGTCAGTCGCGAGGCCGAGTGGCTGAAATCGGTCCCGACTGCCTTTGTCTCCGTTTCGCTGCTGATCCGAAGTGAGTTTGAGGAAGAGCGGCTGGAGGCGCAGCATTTCGCCGACAGCCTTTTTGCGCAAACGCATTGGCAGCCCGGGATGGTACATCATGCGGCCGGTGCGCTGCGCTACAGCGAATATGATTTCTTCAAGCGCTGGATGATGCGACGCATGGCGGCGCGCGAGAGAGCGCCGACCGACGTCAGCCAGAACCATGAATTTACCGACTGGACTGAGCTTGCCACGTTCACTACAGAATTTGTGAAAGCGGCCGCACGATAG
- the crcB gene encoding fluoride efflux transporter CrcB — MYHVVLVAIGGAIGSALRYLTGIAALRMMGPNFPWGTLTVNVVGSFAIGILSHVIMARFGASEALRLLMITGVLGGFTTFSAFTLDAIVLAERGAVVMPLVYVLASVTLSIGAALLGLGLARSFA, encoded by the coding sequence ATGTATCATGTGGTTCTGGTCGCCATCGGCGGCGCTATCGGCTCGGCCCTGCGCTATCTTACCGGGATTGCCGCGTTGCGGATGATGGGTCCCAATTTCCCTTGGGGTACGCTGACCGTCAACGTCGTCGGCTCGTTTGCGATCGGCATCCTGTCGCATGTCATCATGGCGCGCTTCGGTGCTTCCGAAGCCTTGCGCCTGTTGATGATCACCGGCGTTCTCGGCGGGTTCACCACGTTTTCAGCGTTCACGCTGGATGCTATCGTGCTGGCCGAGCGCGGTGCCGTCGTGATGCCGCTTGTCTACGTCCTGGCCAGTGTCACACTGTCGATCGGAGCAGCCCTGCTCGGTCTCGGTCTTGCCCGCAGCTTCGCCTAA